In one window of Fulvia fulva chromosome 5, complete sequence DNA:
- a CDS encoding N-acetyltransferase eso1, with product MASSSQAFTSSPFSPTTRRKRRSKYTYKHLSTFAHSATNCPLRVIAHVDLDAFYAQCEMVRLDISPDQPLAVQQWQGLIAINYPARAYGLDRHVTITEAKEKCPDIICQHVATWKEGDTTWSYADDAFKEIATRKVSLDPYRIESRKILALIKGCLPADKQKVEKASIDEVFLDLSAQVHGILLERYPELRGPAPYDDPSEPLPRPPSTVLDWAADALVDLDYEQSEEDDPDWDDVVMLIASEIVRDVRAKIYKELKYTCSAGLSRNKMLAKLGSGHKKPNAQTVIRNRAVQHFLSGFKFTKIRNLGGKLGDEVVAAFNTDTVSELLPMTVEQLKKQLGDSTGAWLYGVIRGEDDSEVNPRTQIKSMLSAKSFRPSINSMDVASKWLRIFVADIFSRLVEEGVLENKRRPKTINLHHRQGAQTRSKSAPIPMGKGITEEILFNLAKGLLAAVIVDGRAWPCANLSLSVGGFEDGVTNNKGIGGFLVRGEEAKALNATSIGRLITNDRGPARKKRKVKVGGVPTLFARQTDSMGSDYEHESAGTPGPADSEELADPLEEHHDHQRLDNESSELPPSAQGDNPLPPTAPPTTNISVEEADYVADVYLCDRCKRRIPELDRTEHEDFHFAQDLQNEQATPPRPPPKLTTQVTQHSAKTKQKGRGRPPASVGGPEKGQKKLAFG from the coding sequence ATGGCATCCTCCTCGCAAGCCTTCACATCTTCACCCTTCTCCCCGACGACGAGACGAAAGCGCCGAAGCAAGTATACGTACAAACATCTCTCCACCTTCGCACACTCGGCCACGAACTGCCCACTCCGCGTGATAGCACATGTCGATCTCGATGCCTTCTACGCGCAGTGCGAAATGGTCCGGCTGGACATCTCGCCCGATCAACCATTAGCGGTACAACAATGGCAAGGTCTGATTGCCATCAACTATCCTGCCCGAGCATACGGCCTCGACAGGCATGTCACAATCACCGAGGCCAAGGAGAAGTGTCCAGACATCATATGCCAGCACGTCGCGACGTGGAAGGAAGGCGATACAACTTGGTCGTACGCTGACGATGCGTTCAAAGAAATTGCTACGAGGAAGGTCAGTCTTGATCCATATCGGATTGAAAGTCGTAAGATCTTGGCTCTGATCAAGGGCTGTCTGCCGGCAGATAAGCAAAAAGTGGAGAAGGCGAGTATTGATGAGGTCTTCTTGGATTTGAGCGCACAGGTACATGGGATTTTGTTGGAGAGGTATCCAGAGCTGCGAGGTCCCGCTCCTTATGATGACCCATCAGAGCCACTTCCAAGACCACCTTCCACAGTGTTGGACTGGGCGGCTGATGCGTTGGTGGATCTGGACTATGAGCAGTCGGAAGAAGACGATCCGGACTGGGATGATGTGGTGATGCTGATTGCCTCTGAGATTGTGCGAGACGTGAGGGCAAAGATCTACAAAGAATTGAAGTATACATGTTCGGCTGGCCTCAGCAGGAACAAGATGCTAGCGAAACTCGGCTCTGGCCATAAGAAACCGAATGCGCAGACGGTGATACGGAACAGAGCTGTGCAGCACTTCTTGTCTGGCTTCAAGTTCACCAAAATCCGTAACCTAGGAGGCAAGCTTGGCGATGAAGTTGTAGCAGCTTTCAATACTGATACAGTATCCGAGCTACTGCCCATGACAGTCGAGCAACTGAAAAAGCAGCTGGGCGACAGCACTGGAGCCTGGCTATACGGCGTCATTCGAGGCGAAGACGACAGCGAAGTGAATCCTCGAACACAGATCAAATCGATGCTTTCGGCCAAGTCTTTCCGGCCATCGATCAACAGCATGGACGTTGCTTCGAAGTGGTTGCGAATCTTCGTCGCTGACATCTTCAGTCGTCTTGTTGAAGAAGGCGTTCTGGAGAACAAACGACGACCGAAGACGATCAATTTACACCACCGGCAGGGGGCACAGACTCGTAGTAAATCAGCACCTATACCCATGGGAAAAGGCATTACAGAGGAGATTTTGTTCAATCTTGCAAAGGGACTGCTTGCTGCTGTCATTGTGGATGGTCGTGCTTGGCCTTGTGCGAACTTGTCGCTTTCAGTCGGAGGGTTTGAAGATGGCGTGACGAACAACAAAGGCATTGGTGGGTTTCTGGTGCGAGGCGAGGAAGCTAAGGCACTGAATGCGACAAGTATTGGAAGGCTGATCACGAATGATCGGGGTCCAGCTCGTAAGAAGCGAAAGGTCAAGGTCGGTGGTGTTCCGACTTTGTTTGCCAGACAGACGGACAGCATGGGGAGCGATTATGAACACGAGAGCGCAGGAACACCAGGACCGGCCGACAGTGAAGAGCTTGCTGATCCTCTTGAGGAACATCACGACCACCAACGCCTAGACAACGAATCATCAGAACTCCCACCTTCAGCTCAAGGTGACAATCCTCTCCCTCCAACAGCACCACCGACGACCAACATTTCAGTAGAAGAAGCGGACTATGTCGCAGATGTCTATCTCTGCGATCGATGTAAGAGGCGCATACCAGAACTCGACAGAACAGAGCACGAGGACTTCCACTTCGCTCAGGATCTACAGAACGAGCAGGCTACACCACCCAGACCGCCCCCGAAGCTGACAACGCAAGTCACTCAACATTCTGCGAAGACGAAGCAGAAAGGCAGAGGACGGCCGCCGGCTAGTGTCGGTGGGCCGGAAAAGGGACAAAAGAAGTTGGCTTTTGGATGA